Proteins found in one Arachis stenosperma cultivar V10309 chromosome 8, arast.V10309.gnm1.PFL2, whole genome shotgun sequence genomic segment:
- the LOC130943648 gene encoding zinc finger CCCH domain-containing protein 43-like isoform X1, with the protein MEPSESESVGSSTTTTTKDPQLGSQSEPSSPFPNHHHDPQQSEPDLSQNLGLQDETRDELGAEFHKKLDLKDEDERVAENEKKDSNFVAGSGEYGGEELGGEGGCAPETGEAQGSDDNDGWDDDEGYGWNENVKESEVDKVSGDFDVDGDGNGDDEVEVEGDEEVEKKKDRSSGRVQQQYPLRPDAEDCAFYLKTGTCKFGFNCKFNHPLGRRKNQALKEKVGGEREEPAEKLGQIECKYYLRSGGCKFGKACKFNHTRGKPSAAPLLELNFLGLPIRLGEKQCPYYMRTGSCKFGANCKFNHPDPTSGGRVGDSVSGFGNGNYVPLQGASQPSGPSWSSSKTLNDTTPFVPMMLSPSQAVSPRSPEWNGYQAPVYLSERSMPPPSAYVMNNPTIDTPMYMHQPKTPIEEFPERPGEPECSYFLKTGDCKFKSNCKFHHPKNRVARIPPCNLSDKGLPLRPDQNVCSHYSRYGICKFGPACKFDHPVINPSPPSSPGLDQQTSYADTPNEMTTMEGNGDANDEAIRQPV; encoded by the exons ATGGAACCTTCTGAATCAGAATCAGTTGGTTCCTCCACCACAACCACCACCAAAGACCCACAATTGGGTTCTCAGAGTGAACCTTCTTCTCCTTTTCCCAATCATCATCACGATCCTCAACAATCAGAGCCAGATCTCAGTCAAAATTTGGGGTTGCAGGATGAAACTCGTGATGAACTTGGTGCAGAGTTCCACAAGAAGTTGGATttgaaggatgaggatgaaagGGTAGCTGAAAATGAGAAGAAAGATTCGAACTTTGTAGCTGGTAGTGGAGAATATGGTGGTGAGGAATTGGGTGGTGAAGGTGGTTGTGCCCCGGAAACAGGTGAAGCACAAGGGAGTGATGATAATGATGGTTgggatgatgatgagggttatggTTGGAATGAGAATGTGAAAGAGAGTGAGGTTGATAAGGTAAGTGGAGATTTTGATGTTGATGGTGATGGTAATGGTGATGATGAAGTTGAAGTTGAAGGTGATGAAGAAgtggagaagaagaaagatagAAGCAGTGGTAGAGTTCAGCAGCAATATCCACTGAGGCCTGATGCTGAAGATTGTGCTTTCTATCTTAAAACTGGAACTTGCAAATTTGGATTCAATTGCAAGTTTAATCACCCACTTGGTAGGAGGAAGAACCAG GCTCTTAAAGAGAAGGTTgggggagaaagagaagaaCCGGCTGAAAAATTGGGCCAGATAGAATGCAAG TATTATTTAAGGTCGGGAGGATGTAAGTTTGGAAAAGCTTGTAAATTTAACCACACAAGAGGAAAGCCTTCAGCTGCGCCACTTTTGGAGCTTAACTTTCTTGGCTTGCCTATACGACTG GGAGAGAAACAATGTCCCTATTACATGCGCACAGGCTCCTGTAAGTTTGGAGCAAATTGCAAGTTTAATCATCCTGATCCTACTTCTGGTGGTAGAGTTGGGGATTCTGTTTCAGGATTTGGTAACGGTAATTATGTACCCCTACAAGGCGCATCACAACCATCTGGTCCCTCGTGGTCATCTTCAAAAACATTAAATGATACTACTCCTTTTGTGCCAATGATGCTTTCGCCTAGTCAAGCGGTTTCTCCCCGAAGTCCTGAATGGAACGGATACCAG GCACCTGTCTATCTATCCGAGAGGAGTATGCCCCCACCATCGGCATATGTCATGAACAACCCAACAATCGACACGCCTATGTACATGCACCAACCAAAGACGCCAATTGAAGAGTTTCCAGAAAGGCCTGGTGAACCCGAATGCAGCTACTTCTTAAAAACTGGGGATTGCAAGTTCAAATCCAATTGTAAATTCCATCATCCAAAGAATCGGGTTGCAAGAATACCTCCGTGCAACCTCAGTGACAAGGGCCTGCCTCTGAGACCT GACCAGAATGTATGCTCCCATTACAGCCGCTACGGGATTTGCAAATTTGGACCAGCTTGTAAGTTTGACCACCCGGTAATAAACCCATCTCCCCCAAGTAGTCCTGGACTTGATCAGCAAACTTC
- the LOC130943648 gene encoding zinc finger CCCH domain-containing protein 43-like isoform X2: MEPSESESVGSSTTTTTKDPQLGSQSEPSSPFPNHHHDPQQSEPDLSQNLGLQDETRDELGAEFHKKLDLKDEDERVAENEKKDSNFVAGSGEYGGEELGGEGGCAPETGEAQGSDDNDGWDDDEGYGWNENVKESEVDKVSGDFDVDGDGNGDDEVEVEGDEEVEKKKDRSSGRVQQQYPLRPDAEDCAFYLKTGTCKFGFNCKFNHPLGRRKNQALKEKVGGEREEPAEKLGQIECKYYLRSGGCKFGKACKFNHTRGKPSAAPLLELNFLGLPIRLGEKQCPYYMRTGSCKFGANCKFNHPDPTSGGRVGDSVSGFGNGNYVPLQGASQPSGPSWSSSKTLNDTTPFVPMMLSPSQAVSPRSPEWNGYQAPVYLSERSMPPPSAYVMNNPTIDTPMYMHQPKTPIEEFPERPGEPECSYFLKTGDCKFKSNCKFHHPKNRVARIPPCNLSDKGLPLRPNVCSHYSRYGICKFGPACKFDHPVINPSPPSSPGLDQQTSYADTPNEMTTMEGNGDANDEAIRQPV; this comes from the exons ATGGAACCTTCTGAATCAGAATCAGTTGGTTCCTCCACCACAACCACCACCAAAGACCCACAATTGGGTTCTCAGAGTGAACCTTCTTCTCCTTTTCCCAATCATCATCACGATCCTCAACAATCAGAGCCAGATCTCAGTCAAAATTTGGGGTTGCAGGATGAAACTCGTGATGAACTTGGTGCAGAGTTCCACAAGAAGTTGGATttgaaggatgaggatgaaagGGTAGCTGAAAATGAGAAGAAAGATTCGAACTTTGTAGCTGGTAGTGGAGAATATGGTGGTGAGGAATTGGGTGGTGAAGGTGGTTGTGCCCCGGAAACAGGTGAAGCACAAGGGAGTGATGATAATGATGGTTgggatgatgatgagggttatggTTGGAATGAGAATGTGAAAGAGAGTGAGGTTGATAAGGTAAGTGGAGATTTTGATGTTGATGGTGATGGTAATGGTGATGATGAAGTTGAAGTTGAAGGTGATGAAGAAgtggagaagaagaaagatagAAGCAGTGGTAGAGTTCAGCAGCAATATCCACTGAGGCCTGATGCTGAAGATTGTGCTTTCTATCTTAAAACTGGAACTTGCAAATTTGGATTCAATTGCAAGTTTAATCACCCACTTGGTAGGAGGAAGAACCAG GCTCTTAAAGAGAAGGTTgggggagaaagagaagaaCCGGCTGAAAAATTGGGCCAGATAGAATGCAAG TATTATTTAAGGTCGGGAGGATGTAAGTTTGGAAAAGCTTGTAAATTTAACCACACAAGAGGAAAGCCTTCAGCTGCGCCACTTTTGGAGCTTAACTTTCTTGGCTTGCCTATACGACTG GGAGAGAAACAATGTCCCTATTACATGCGCACAGGCTCCTGTAAGTTTGGAGCAAATTGCAAGTTTAATCATCCTGATCCTACTTCTGGTGGTAGAGTTGGGGATTCTGTTTCAGGATTTGGTAACGGTAATTATGTACCCCTACAAGGCGCATCACAACCATCTGGTCCCTCGTGGTCATCTTCAAAAACATTAAATGATACTACTCCTTTTGTGCCAATGATGCTTTCGCCTAGTCAAGCGGTTTCTCCCCGAAGTCCTGAATGGAACGGATACCAG GCACCTGTCTATCTATCCGAGAGGAGTATGCCCCCACCATCGGCATATGTCATGAACAACCCAACAATCGACACGCCTATGTACATGCACCAACCAAAGACGCCAATTGAAGAGTTTCCAGAAAGGCCTGGTGAACCCGAATGCAGCTACTTCTTAAAAACTGGGGATTGCAAGTTCAAATCCAATTGTAAATTCCATCATCCAAAGAATCGGGTTGCAAGAATACCTCCGTGCAACCTCAGTGACAAGGGCCTGCCTCTGAGACCT AATGTATGCTCCCATTACAGCCGCTACGGGATTTGCAAATTTGGACCAGCTTGTAAGTTTGACCACCCGGTAATAAACCCATCTCCCCCAAGTAGTCCTGGACTTGATCAGCAAACTTC